In Asanoa sp. WMMD1127, one genomic interval encodes:
- a CDS encoding lytic transglycosylase domain-containing protein — protein MLRSRAVAAMCAVALLLLAGGCGGREPARAAGSGDGGAAVQSADDDSLAWEDDAPEDPDAGAAAGLGAAPTTAPPKPTSKPTRRTTPTKKSPPRKSTGEKLPPAPPKPAEGCTKPRYEGAQASRADAKAALVDAAGRTYWPTSAPSLRVPLDLVKATAYQESGWQSNIIACDGGVGLMQVMKDTAAFVNQRFDQTYDIRNYRDNAALGANYLAWLIKYFGDVYFDGDYDADPADCASHDDLCLLNAVIAAYNFGPGAVDTDAGLKIPNPRYVDNVRSLMTTCECLNW, from the coding sequence ATGTTGCGGTCACGCGCGGTCGCGGCAATGTGTGCGGTTGCCCTGCTGCTGCTGGCGGGCGGCTGCGGCGGGCGGGAGCCGGCCCGGGCCGCCGGGTCCGGCGACGGGGGCGCGGCGGTCCAGTCCGCCGACGACGACAGCCTCGCCTGGGAGGACGACGCCCCGGAGGACCCGGACGCCGGCGCCGCGGCCGGCCTGGGCGCGGCGCCGACGACCGCGCCGCCGAAGCCCACCTCGAAGCCGACCCGCAGGACGACGCCGACCAAGAAGAGCCCGCCGCGCAAGTCGACGGGCGAGAAGCTCCCGCCGGCGCCGCCGAAACCGGCCGAGGGTTGCACCAAGCCGCGCTACGAGGGCGCCCAGGCGAGCCGGGCCGACGCCAAGGCGGCGCTGGTCGACGCCGCGGGCCGCACCTACTGGCCGACCAGCGCGCCGAGCCTGCGGGTGCCGCTCGACCTGGTCAAGGCCACCGCCTACCAGGAGAGCGGGTGGCAGTCCAACATCATCGCCTGCGACGGCGGCGTCGGGCTGATGCAGGTCATGAAGGACACCGCGGCGTTCGTCAACCAGCGGTTCGACCAGACCTACGACATCAGGAACTACCGCGACAACGCGGCGCTGGGTGCCAACTACCTGGCCTGGCTGATCAAGTACTTCGGCGACGTCTACTTCGATGGCGACTACGACGCCGACCCGGCGGACTGCGCCAGCCACGACGACCTGTGCCTGCTCAACGCCGTGATCGCCGCCTACAACTTCGGGCCTGGTGCGGTCGACACCGACGCGGGCCTCAAGATCCCGAACCCGCGCTACGTCGACAACGTGCGGTCGCTGATGACCACCTGCGAGTGCCTCAACTGGTGA
- a CDS encoding methyltransferase domain-containing protein, producing MTAPPAYDAHADWYEEYTKVASSYMDRVRVHLAELLGPGAGRCLDLCCGGGAQAGTIRELGWTPVGADLSRGQLRWARSRLPVAAADATRLPIRDASVPAVACVLAHTDLPDYAAVLREAGRVLAPGGRLVHVGVHPCFVGAFADRSDADLITINTRYADTARTFDAWAPHGVRARVGAWHVPLADLLNAVVDAGLRIDRVAESSPNGIADVFALRAVKVTS from the coding sequence ATGACCGCCCCGCCCGCGTACGACGCCCACGCCGACTGGTACGAGGAGTACACGAAGGTCGCATCGTCCTATATGGACCGGGTGCGCGTCCATCTCGCCGAGCTGCTCGGTCCGGGCGCGGGCCGCTGCCTCGACCTGTGCTGCGGCGGGGGAGCGCAGGCCGGCACGATCCGCGAGCTCGGCTGGACCCCGGTCGGCGCCGACCTGTCCCGCGGCCAGCTCCGCTGGGCCCGCTCCCGGCTCCCGGTGGCCGCCGCCGACGCGACCCGCCTGCCGATCAGGGACGCCAGCGTCCCCGCCGTGGCCTGCGTGCTCGCGCACACCGACCTGCCCGACTACGCGGCGGTGCTGCGCGAGGCCGGCCGGGTGCTGGCCCCGGGCGGCCGGCTGGTGCACGTCGGCGTCCACCCCTGCTTCGTCGGCGCGTTCGCCGACCGCTCGGACGCCGACCTGATCACCATCAACACCCGCTATGCCGACACGGCGCGCACCTTCGACGCCTGGGCGCCCCACGGCGTGCGGGCCCGGGTGGGCGCCTGGCACGTGCCACTGGCCGACCTGCTGAACGCGGTCGTCGACGCCGGCCTGCGGATCGACCGGGTGGCCGAGTCGAGCCCGAACGGGATCGCCGACGTGTTCGCGCTGCGCGCGGTCAAGGTCACCAGTTGA
- a CDS encoding serine hydrolase, which produces MDSWDEVDEALGAAPGTAAAWVGPVGGPPAYARQADATHYAASTMKVGVLVALHRAAAAGLLDLDAPVAVHNRHTSAASGFFADDPAEDSDTATWALLGATSTLRDLARQMIVRSGNLATNLCLAAVGVPAAQEVWRLAGATHSVTARGIEDAPARLAGLDNLVTAGDLAALFGAVVTGDLLPSGAGREVLALLEANEHRDDLVAGLPAGTRVAHKNGWITGVRHGAGVVFPADAPPYTVVVCTSTSLPDEAACALVAGVSRAAWSARHSL; this is translated from the coding sequence ATGGACAGCTGGGACGAGGTCGACGAGGCGCTGGGCGCCGCGCCGGGCACCGCCGCCGCCTGGGTCGGGCCGGTCGGCGGCCCGCCCGCCTACGCGCGGCAGGCGGACGCGACGCACTACGCGGCGAGCACGATGAAGGTGGGCGTGCTGGTCGCCCTGCACCGGGCGGCCGCGGCCGGACTGCTCGACCTCGACGCGCCCGTGGCCGTCCACAACAGACACACGTCGGCCGCGTCCGGCTTCTTCGCCGACGATCCGGCCGAGGACAGCGACACCGCCACCTGGGCCCTGCTGGGGGCGACGAGCACGCTGCGGGACCTCGCCCGGCAGATGATCGTGCGGTCGGGCAACCTGGCGACCAACCTGTGCCTGGCGGCGGTGGGGGTGCCGGCGGCGCAGGAGGTCTGGCGGCTGGCCGGCGCTACCCACAGCGTCACCGCGCGTGGGATCGAGGACGCGCCGGCCCGGTTGGCGGGCCTCGACAACCTGGTCACGGCGGGCGACCTGGCGGCCCTGTTCGGGGCGGTGGTGACCGGCGACCTGCTCCCATCGGGGGCCGGGCGCGAGGTGCTCGCGCTGCTGGAGGCCAACGAGCACCGCGACGACCTGGTGGCGGGGCTGCCGGCCGGCACGCGGGTGGCACACAAGAACGGCTGGATCACCGGGGTACGCCACGGCGCCGGTGTGGTGTTCCCCGCCGACGCGCCGCCGTACACGGTGGTGGTCTGCACCTCGACGTCGTTGCCCGACGAGGCCGCCTGCGCCCTGGTCGCCGGCGTCTCCCGGGCCGCCTGGTCGGCCCGGCACTCGCTCTAA
- a CDS encoding tyrosine-protein phosphatase yields MTAEWTLTGAPNARDLGGLVGADGRRVRSGALIRASGLGRLVDDDLPTIGKLGLACVVDLRSAREIEVAPPDRLAGEPRVVHIPIHDPQHPVFTYVSAVLLGHDLSAYEALAREGTTGAMEAIYRWFVADPVAVEAFARAVRTVAEDGNLPLLFHCSAGKDRTGWLSVILLTALGVDRAAIRADYLRTNDLADGVNEAIMGAMLVRSPGLDLEAIRPVLEARESYLDAAYAEVATRHGDMDTYLRDALGVDDTLRATLRDRLLEP; encoded by the coding sequence ATGACCGCGGAATGGACGTTGACGGGGGCGCCGAACGCCCGTGACCTCGGCGGACTGGTCGGGGCGGACGGGCGGCGCGTCCGGTCCGGCGCCCTGATCAGGGCGAGCGGCCTGGGTCGGCTGGTCGACGACGACCTGCCCACGATCGGCAAGCTCGGCCTCGCCTGCGTGGTCGACCTGCGCAGCGCGCGCGAGATCGAGGTCGCCCCGCCGGACCGGCTGGCCGGCGAGCCGCGGGTCGTGCACATCCCGATCCACGACCCGCAGCACCCGGTATTCACGTACGTGTCGGCGGTGCTGCTCGGCCATGACCTGAGTGCCTACGAGGCCCTGGCCCGGGAGGGCACCACCGGCGCGATGGAGGCGATCTACCGCTGGTTCGTCGCGGACCCGGTCGCGGTCGAGGCGTTCGCGCGGGCCGTGCGCACCGTGGCCGAGGACGGGAACCTCCCGCTGCTCTTCCACTGCAGCGCCGGCAAGGACCGCACCGGCTGGCTCTCGGTGATCCTGCTGACCGCGCTCGGCGTCGACCGGGCCGCGATCCGGGCCGACTACCTGCGCACCAACGACCTGGCCGACGGCGTCAACGAGGCGATCATGGGCGCCATGCTGGTCCGCAGCCCCGGCCTCGACCTGGAAGCCATCCGCCCGGTCCTGGAGGCCCGCGAGTCGTACCTGGACGCGGCCTACGCCGAGGTCGCGACCCGCCACGGCGACATGGACACCTACCTCCGCGACGCGCTGGGCGTCGACGACACGCTCCGCGCCACCCTCCGGGACCGCCTGCTGGAGCCTTAG
- a CDS encoding dipeptide epimerase, translated as MTIEDVRTHRVTAPLHTPFVTALRRATSVETLIVEIVDRDGVSGFGEAPQVWQVTGASLAGSAACVETMLRPLLIGRDPDDLVALCRAVARAVAGNEGAKAAVDVALHDLVARRLGVPLARFLGGTTLRVPTDVTLTAADEIGVADAARARVAEGFDVLKVKVGADPATDLARIRDVRAAAGPATRIRLDANQGWSAKQAVRIISAAQDAGADLELVEQPVDHRDIEGLRWVTDRVDVPVLADESVYGVRDLVTVIRSRAADMVNVKLAKCGGLGPARTLLALAEAHDMGTIVGTMMESPVGVGAAASLVAAYGTSAVADLDAAWWLSSSPVVGGLTYEPGAVLLPGVPGLGVTLPVSA; from the coding sequence ATGACGATCGAGGATGTCAGGACCCACCGGGTGACCGCCCCGCTGCACACCCCGTTCGTGACGGCCCTGCGCCGCGCGACCTCGGTGGAGACCCTGATCGTCGAGATCGTCGACCGCGACGGCGTGTCGGGATTCGGCGAGGCGCCGCAGGTGTGGCAGGTCACGGGCGCGTCGCTGGCGGGTTCCGCGGCCTGCGTCGAGACGATGCTGCGGCCGCTGCTGATCGGGCGGGACCCCGACGACCTCGTGGCTCTCTGCCGCGCGGTGGCCCGGGCGGTGGCCGGCAACGAAGGGGCCAAGGCGGCGGTCGACGTGGCGCTGCACGACCTCGTGGCGCGGCGGCTGGGCGTACCCCTGGCGCGGTTCCTCGGCGGCACCACCCTGCGGGTGCCGACGGACGTGACGCTGACCGCCGCCGACGAGATCGGGGTGGCCGACGCCGCGCGCGCCCGGGTGGCCGAGGGATTCGACGTGCTCAAGGTCAAGGTCGGGGCCGACCCCGCGACGGACCTGGCGCGGATCCGCGACGTGCGGGCGGCCGCCGGGCCCGCGACGCGGATCAGGCTGGACGCCAACCAGGGCTGGTCGGCGAAGCAGGCCGTACGCATCATCAGCGCGGCCCAGGACGCCGGCGCCGACCTGGAGCTGGTCGAGCAGCCGGTCGACCACCGCGACATCGAGGGGTTGCGCTGGGTGACGGACCGTGTCGACGTGCCGGTCCTGGCGGACGAGTCGGTGTACGGGGTCCGCGACCTGGTGACGGTGATCCGGTCCCGGGCGGCGGACATGGTGAACGTGAAGCTGGCCAAGTGCGGTGGGCTGGGTCCGGCGCGGACGTTGCTGGCGCTGGCCGAGGCCCACGACATGGGCACGATCGTCGGCACGATGATGGAGAGCCCGGTCGGGGTCGGGGCAGCGGCGAGCCTGGTCGCGGCGTACGGCACGAGCGCGGTCGCCGACCTCGACGCGGCGTGGTGGCTGTCGTCCTCGCCGGTCGTGGGCGGACTGACCTACGAACCCGGCGCGGTTCTGCTGCCGGGGGTGCCCGGTCTCGGGGTGACGCTGCCGGTGTCCGCTTAA
- a CDS encoding NlpC/P60 family protein, protein MRAGSDAMVRVAVATLWSTPDAVRPIDSRALGRTADIPSWVASMSAEQQVGDGVLSQLLLGERVRVDEVRPDGWVRVVALQQPGVRDERGYPGWISADQLGPAPADVDDTTLVVDATATDLRAAPRGPVLLANVMLGTRLTAAGGPVDDFLPVRVGDERLWVAAADVVHAGGEGGRPTAALDVASRLRGVPYVWGGLSAYGIDCSGLVHLSWRRFGVTLPRDAADQAAATRSVPLGSEQPGDLYFFARPGRRIHHVGMVTGGTGGGPRRMLHACYTQRRVVEEPLSSAREDTLIAAHRVVD, encoded by the coding sequence GTGCGGGCAGGCAGCGACGCGATGGTGCGAGTGGCCGTCGCGACACTGTGGTCCACACCGGACGCGGTCCGACCGATTGACAGCCGCGCGCTCGGGCGCACCGCCGACATCCCATCCTGGGTGGCGTCGATGTCCGCCGAGCAGCAGGTCGGCGACGGGGTGCTGAGCCAGTTGCTGCTGGGTGAGCGGGTACGCGTCGACGAGGTGCGCCCCGACGGCTGGGTCCGGGTGGTCGCCCTGCAGCAGCCGGGGGTGCGCGACGAACGCGGCTACCCCGGATGGATCTCCGCGGACCAGCTCGGGCCCGCTCCCGCTGACGTCGACGACACCACCCTTGTCGTCGACGCGACCGCCACCGACCTGCGGGCGGCGCCCCGCGGGCCGGTGCTGCTGGCCAACGTCATGCTCGGCACCCGCCTGACGGCGGCGGGCGGGCCGGTCGACGATTTCCTGCCGGTACGGGTCGGCGACGAGCGGCTGTGGGTGGCCGCCGCCGACGTGGTCCACGCCGGCGGCGAGGGCGGCCGACCGACCGCGGCGCTCGACGTGGCGTCCCGGCTGCGGGGTGTCCCTTATGTCTGGGGTGGGCTCTCCGCGTACGGAATCGACTGCTCGGGACTCGTGCACCTGTCGTGGCGCCGCTTCGGGGTGACCCTCCCCCGCGACGCGGCCGACCAGGCGGCGGCGACCCGCTCGGTGCCGCTGGGCTCGGAACAGCCCGGCGATCTCTATTTCTTCGCCCGGCCGGGCCGGCGCATCCACCACGTCGGCATGGTCACCGGCGGCACCGGTGGCGGGCCGCGGCGGATGTTGCACGCCTGCTACACGCAGCGGCGGGTGGTGGAGGAGCCGCTGTCGTCGGCGCGGGAGGACACGTTGATCGCGGCGCACCGGGTGGTCGACTGA
- a CDS encoding TerC family protein produces the protein MHVTPLVWGITLVVMVAVLLADLLIIGRRPHEPSLKESTIWVSIYVALALLFGLGLWFTSGATFAGEFYAGWLTEYSLSVDNLFVFVIIMSRFMVPRHLQQEVLLVGIILALVMRGAFIAAGSALISQFSWVFYIFGAFLVYTAINFVRQGEPDEEEFKENIIIRWVRRAVPFSRDFDGVRITTTDSAGKRLFTPMLIVMIAIGTTDLIFALDSIPAIFGVTKEPYLVFTANVFALMGLRQLYFLLGGLLDRLVYLNLGLAVVLAFIGVKLVLEALADNNLPFINGGEHISWAPHIPIWLSLTVILGTLILATIASLIKSSRDKRKGRELTTVGS, from the coding sequence TTGCACGTGACCCCGCTCGTGTGGGGCATCACCCTCGTGGTGATGGTGGCCGTGTTGCTCGCCGATCTGCTGATCATCGGTCGCCGGCCGCACGAGCCGAGCCTCAAAGAGTCGACGATCTGGGTGTCGATCTACGTCGCGTTGGCCCTGCTCTTCGGCCTCGGGCTGTGGTTCACGTCCGGCGCGACGTTCGCCGGCGAGTTCTATGCGGGCTGGCTGACCGAATACAGCCTGTCGGTCGACAACCTCTTCGTCTTCGTGATCATCATGTCGCGGTTCATGGTGCCGAGACACCTGCAACAGGAAGTGCTGCTCGTCGGCATCATCCTGGCGCTGGTGATGCGTGGCGCCTTCATCGCCGCCGGCTCCGCGTTGATCAGCCAGTTCTCCTGGGTCTTCTACATCTTCGGCGCGTTCCTGGTCTACACCGCGATCAACTTCGTGCGCCAGGGCGAGCCCGACGAGGAGGAGTTCAAGGAGAACATCATCATCCGCTGGGTACGGCGCGCCGTCCCGTTCTCCCGCGACTTCGACGGCGTGCGGATCACGACGACGGACAGCGCCGGCAAGCGCCTGTTCACGCCGATGCTCATCGTGATGATCGCGATCGGCACCACCGACCTGATCTTCGCGCTGGACTCCATCCCCGCCATCTTCGGCGTGACCAAGGAGCCCTACCTGGTCTTCACCGCGAACGTGTTCGCGCTGATGGGCCTGCGCCAGCTCTACTTCCTGCTCGGCGGCCTCCTCGACCGCCTCGTCTACCTCAACCTGGGCCTGGCGGTCGTACTCGCCTTCATCGGCGTCAAGCTGGTGCTCGAGGCGCTGGCCGACAACAACCTGCCGTTCATCAACGGCGGCGAGCACATCAGCTGGGCGCCACACATCCCCATCTGGCTGTCGCTCACCGTGATCCTCGGGACGCTCATACTGGCCACCATCGCCAGCCTGATCAAATCGAGCCGCGACAAACGCAAAGGGCGCGAGCTGACCACGGTCGGCAGCTAG
- a CDS encoding antibiotic biosynthesis monooxygenase: MVLEVALIDIKPGEEDAFAAAYGKAHPIVRSTPGFRSIRMTRGIESPSRFVLLVEWDSVEAHLENFRESERFPQWRALIGPYFAAPPVVEHFIDVPTD; this comes from the coding sequence ATGGTTCTCGAGGTCGCTCTGATCGATATCAAGCCGGGTGAGGAAGACGCGTTCGCCGCGGCCTACGGCAAGGCCCACCCGATCGTCCGGAGTACGCCCGGCTTCCGCTCGATCCGCATGACGCGCGGCATCGAGTCACCGTCGCGGTTCGTGCTGCTGGTCGAGTGGGACTCGGTCGAGGCGCATCTGGAGAACTTCCGCGAGAGCGAGCGGTTCCCGCAGTGGCGCGCCCTGATCGGCCCCTACTTCGCCGCGCCACCGGTGGTCGAGCACTTCATCGACGTCCCGACCGACTGA
- a CDS encoding GNAT family N-acetyltransferase, with translation MPELQRLAAAHAAALLDFERQNRVYFARFIPDRGDDYFASFAERHAQLLADQATGSDHFHLLVDDDGAVLGRFNLFDVAGGSADLGFRMAEHATGRGLATAAVARICDLARDEYGLHRLYASAALVNPGSLTVLRRNGFTAVGEVVLSGRPGIRHARDLAPGVSRSGRR, from the coding sequence GTGCCCGAACTCCAGCGCCTCGCCGCCGCCCACGCCGCCGCGCTGCTCGACTTCGAGCGCCAGAACCGCGTGTACTTCGCCCGCTTCATCCCCGACCGCGGGGACGACTACTTCGCGAGCTTCGCCGAGCGCCATGCCCAGCTCCTCGCCGACCAGGCCACGGGCAGTGACCACTTCCATCTGCTGGTCGACGACGACGGCGCGGTCCTCGGTCGCTTCAACCTGTTCGACGTCGCGGGCGGGAGCGCCGATCTCGGCTTCCGCATGGCCGAACACGCGACGGGCCGCGGCCTGGCCACCGCCGCGGTCGCCCGGATCTGCGACCTGGCGCGCGACGAGTACGGCCTGCACCGGCTGTACGCCTCGGCGGCGCTGGTCAACCCGGGCTCGCTCACCGTCCTGCGCCGCAACGGCTTCACCGCGGTCGGCGAGGTGGTCCTTTCCGGCCGACCGGGCATCCGCCACGCCCGCGACCTGGCTCCGGGGGTCAGTCGGTCGGGACGTCGATGA
- a CDS encoding SDR family oxidoreductase encodes MSERVAIVTGVSRRVGIGAAVARRLADDGHRLLVSGLATYDHEQGSGADPDGVAEIMAGLSGGPHHYSPADLSDPTAPAALVKAALDRFGRVDTLVAVHTYSTSNTFGALDAEEIDRHLIINVRATMLLIEAFAAAHDAGAGRVVLFSSGQRLGPMTGELPYAVSKAAVENLTKQLGTLLMRQGITINAVNPGPTDTGWASPETMEALAHLFPGGRWGEPDDAARLVGWLCSPDARWITGQLIDSEGGFDRYA; translated from the coding sequence GTGAGTGAGCGCGTAGCGATCGTGACCGGGGTCAGCAGGCGCGTCGGCATCGGCGCGGCGGTCGCGCGGCGCCTGGCCGACGACGGGCATCGGCTGTTGGTGAGCGGGCTGGCGACCTACGACCACGAGCAGGGAAGCGGCGCCGATCCCGACGGCGTCGCCGAGATCATGGCGGGTCTGTCCGGCGGGCCGCACCACTACTCCCCCGCCGACCTGTCCGACCCGACGGCGCCCGCGGCGCTGGTCAAGGCGGCCCTCGACCGCTTCGGTCGGGTCGACACGCTGGTCGCGGTGCACACGTACTCGACCAGCAACACGTTCGGCGCCCTCGACGCCGAGGAGATCGACCGGCATCTGATCATCAACGTCCGGGCCACGATGCTGCTGATCGAGGCCTTCGCCGCAGCACACGACGCCGGCGCCGGTCGGGTCGTGCTGTTCTCCAGCGGCCAGCGGTTGGGGCCGATGACGGGCGAGCTGCCGTACGCGGTGAGCAAAGCCGCCGTGGAGAACCTGACCAAGCAGCTCGGCACCCTGCTGATGCGCCAGGGCATCACCATCAACGCCGTGAACCCGGGCCCGACCGACACGGGTTGGGCGTCGCCCGAAACGATGGAAGCCCTCGCCCACCTCTTCCCCGGCGGCCGGTGGGGCGAACCCGACGACGCCGCGCGGCTGGTCGGTTGGCTCTGTTCCCCCGACGCCCGCTGGATCACCGGCCAACTGATCGACTCCGAGGGCGGCTTCGACCGCTACGCCTGA
- a CDS encoding helix-turn-helix domain-containing protein, with the protein MIGYTVGAPAGTLRRAVGPYVGYVERAATPLARREAAVSRCVLVLGWGAPLDVRDPRDPAAGATSVASFTAGLSDSWVDTITAPGAAAGIQLMLDPLVATRILGRPLGELANQVVSVDQLDGAALRPLRDLPARLGAATTWAERFTLLDQAFGARLASTPEPDPRLAAAWRRLVTTGGAVPVPALATEAGWSRRQLTAVFRRELGLPPKVLARLVRFERARRAVSRAATDGWATVAADAGYYDQAHLIRDFRAFTGSTPTRLTPPPAYASA; encoded by the coding sequence GTGATCGGCTACACCGTCGGAGCGCCCGCCGGGACGCTCCGACGGGCCGTCGGCCCCTACGTCGGCTACGTCGAGCGGGCCGCGACCCCACTCGCCCGCCGCGAGGCCGCGGTCTCCCGCTGCGTCCTGGTGCTGGGCTGGGGCGCGCCCCTCGACGTACGCGACCCCCGCGACCCGGCCGCCGGCGCGACCAGCGTCGCCTCGTTCACCGCGGGCCTGTCCGACAGTTGGGTCGACACGATCACCGCACCCGGCGCGGCCGCGGGCATCCAGCTGATGCTCGACCCGCTGGTCGCGACCCGCATCCTCGGCCGCCCCCTGGGCGAGCTCGCCAACCAGGTGGTGTCCGTCGACCAACTCGACGGCGCCGCCCTCCGCCCGCTCCGCGACCTACCCGCGCGCCTCGGCGCGGCCACGACCTGGGCGGAGCGTTTCACGCTCCTCGACCAAGCCTTCGGCGCCCGCCTGGCCTCCACCCCGGAGCCGGACCCCCGCCTGGCCGCCGCGTGGCGCCGCCTGGTGACGACCGGCGGCGCGGTCCCGGTGCCGGCCCTGGCGACCGAGGCAGGCTGGAGCCGCCGCCAGCTCACCGCGGTCTTCCGCCGCGAGCTCGGCCTGCCACCGAAGGTGCTGGCCCGCCTGGTGCGCTTCGAACGCGCCCGCCGCGCGGTATCCCGCGCCGCCACCGACGGCTGGGCCACCGTCGCGGCTGACGCCGGCTACTACGACCAGGCGCACCTCATCCGCGACTTCCGCGCCTTCACCGGCTCGACCCCGACCCGCCTCACCCCACCGCCGGCCTACGCCTCAGCCTGA